In Bacillus rossius redtenbacheri isolate Brsri chromosome 15, Brsri_v3, whole genome shotgun sequence, one genomic interval encodes:
- the LOC134539390 gene encoding LOW QUALITY PROTEIN: glucose-6-phosphate isomerase-like (The sequence of the model RefSeq protein was modified relative to this genomic sequence to represent the inferred CDS: deleted 1 base in 1 codon) — MAEGGYKVYIRFASGQGVTVMDGKIRLREEPAWKGLQNYYETQKDKLVINDLMKNDPRRFEKYSLKLDTPGDGTILVDFSKNRIDDACLTLLLNLARARKVEEARDAMFLGEKINFTEDRAVLHVALRNRGNGAVSVDGEDVMPDVNKELAHMKQFTEQVISKTWKGYTDKPIEDVVNIGIGGSDLGPLMVTEALKPFAIGPKVHFVSNIDGTHLAETLKTLDPETTLFIIASKTFTTQETITNALSAKQWFLSRANDPAAVAKHFVALSTNVAKVEEFGIDKKNMFGFWDWVGGRYSLWSAIGLSVCLSVGFGNFEKLLAGAYFVDNHFRTAPLHQNVPVILALIGVWYINFYGAETHALLPYDQYMHRFAAYFQQGDMESNGKYVTRGGHEVDYATGPVVWGEPGTNGQHAFYQLIHQGTRLVPCDFIAPAQTHNPIGGGLHHKILLANFLAQTEALMKGKTAAEARAELEGAGMSGPQLEKILPHKVFKGNRPTNSIVVPKITPFTLGALIAIYEHKIFVQGVIWDINSYDQWGVELGKQLAKAIEPELKDTTPVTSHDQSTNGLINFLKENF, encoded by the exons ATGGCTGAAGGAGGTTACAAAGTGTATATCCGCTTTGCCAGCGGTCAAGGTGTCACTGTAATGGACGGGAAAATCAGACTCCGTGAAGAACCGGCTTGGAAAGGCTTGCAGAATTACTACGAAACCCAAAAAGATAAGCTCGTCATCAATGATTTGATGAAAAATGACCCGCGTCGGTTTGAAAAATACAG CTTGAAGCTCGACACGCCTGGTGATGGAACAATCTTGGTTGACTTCTCGAAGAATCGTATCGACGATGCTTGTCTCACGTTGTTGCTTAACTTG GCGAGGGCCAGGAAGGTGGAGGAGGCCAGGGACGCCATGTTCCTCGGGGAGAAGATCAACTTCACGGAGGACCGCGCCGTGCTGCACGTGGCGCTGAGGAACCGCGGGAACGGCGCGGTCTCGGTGGACGGCGAGGACGTCATGCCCGACGTGAACAAGGAGCTGGCCCACATGAAGCAGTTCACGGAGCAG GTCATCTCGAAAACCTGGAAAGGTTACACCGACAAGCCAATTGAAGACGTGGTGAACATTGGAATCGGTGGCTCGGACTTG gGGCCACTGATGGTGACGGAAGCACTGAAGCCCTTTGCCATTGGCCCAAAGGTGCACTTTGTGTCCAACATAGACGGGACACATCTGGCGGAGACGTTGAAGACCCTGGATCCGGAGACGACTCTGTTCATCATCGCCTCAAAAACGTTCACCACCCAAGAGACCATCACCAATGCCCTGTCCGCCAAACAGTGGTTCCTGTCTAGAGCCAATGAT CCGGCTGCGGTGGCGAAGCACTTTGTGGCGCTGTCGACGAACGTGGCCAAGGTGGAGGAGTTCGGCATCGACAAGAAGAACATGTTCGGCTTCTGGGACTGGGTGGGCGGGCGCTACTCGCTCTGGTCCGCCATCGGCCTCTCCGTCTGCCTGTCCGTCGGCTTCGGCAACTTCGAGAAGCTGCTGGCCGGGGCGTACTTCGTGGACAACCACTTCCGCACCGCCCCGCTCCACCAGAAC GTGCCCGTGATTCTCGCCCTGATCGGCGTCTGGTACATCAACTTCTACGGTGCCGAGACGCACGCTCTTCTCCCGTACGACCAGTACATGCACAGATTCGCGGCGTACTTCCAGCAGGGCGACATGGAGTCCAACGGCAA GTACGTGACTCGCGGCGGCCACGAGGTGGACTACGCCACGGGCCCCGTGGTGTGGGGGGAGCCCGGCACCAACGGCCAGCAcgccttctaccagctcatccaCCAGGGCACGAGGCTGGTCCCCTGCGACTTCATCGCC CCCGCGCAGACGCACAACCCCATCGGGGGCGGCCTGCACCACAAG ATCCTGCTGGCCAACTTCCTGGCGCAGACGGAGGCCCTGATGAAGGGCAAGACGGCCGCAGAGGCCCGCGCCGAGCTGGAGGGGGCAGGCATGTCCGGGCCGCAGCTCGAGAAGATCCTGCCCCACAAGGTGTTCAAGGGCAACCGCCCCACCAACTCCATCGTCGTGCCGAAGATCACCCCCTTCACACTGGGCGCCCTCATCG CTATTTATGAACACAAAATTTTTGTGCAAGGAGTGATATGGGACATCAATTCTTATGACCAGTGGGG GGTGGAGCTGGGAAAACAACTAGCCAAGGCCATTGAACCAGAACTGAAGGACACCACGCCTGTGACCAGCCATGATCAGTCGACAAATGGTCTTATCAACTTCCTCAAGGAGAACTTTTAG